In the Hyphomicrobiales bacterium genome, one interval contains:
- a CDS encoding conserved hypothetical protein (Evidence 4 : Unknown function but conserved in other organisms), which yields MNSFFKFARIMDVVTAIAMVLIAIWMVYANWPAPTFWTWVAIIGAIVSIPMAFIDMGQLIRTHVLGRFTRVKRG from the coding sequence ATGAACTCGTTCTTCAAGTTCGCCCGCATCATGGACGTGGTGACCGCCATCGCCATGGTTCTGATTGCGATCTGGATGGTCTACGCCAACTGGCCGGCGCCGACCTTTTGGACCTGGGTCGCTATCATCGGCGCGATCGTGAGCATCCCGATGGCCTTCATCGACATGGGGCAGCTGATCCGCACCCATGTTCTCGGCCGGTTCACGCGCGTCAAGCGGGGCTGA
- a CDS encoding conserved hypothetical protein (Evidence 4 : Unknown function but conserved in other organisms): MVKVRFLDSCGRWINPSTLHGLRTNSSRNGSAKAIMSGKESVNSAVVAASRVVRAALPAARLNVSTLSASRRELDALFDKAHAPIEGLRRRCELTSAVATIPLLGRLHRRAVVRLQTAEDALFSIRERAHGNLAELKAAKDSVSRLQRSLANLGKAAPLMGRLGPPGRTIKARSDGIHARATALLRKRKSNEWIEQASACGLDALLLVRDWAQETALAAASGRTEAHRTATANAAPRERRIYLPVPPSLSGQVERLGAIRDISVSGASPWFVTPEMDLQAFGRLLPMAIWPSPTAISMPSLPLYAAGQNLWSLFDRDYWDHVRKQTYAASGHRCTICGGRGPSAIAKAIHQPDDPPPTIQAHEIWDWTIGDEDGAVGVQRLTGILCVCKGCHMLFHSGHARRLAELNGMGDEVAAAIEQRRRTLTRLSPAELAESIAAANERLRELSGISKWVIDLSHIAAQSSLSQITPVLQESNRANVPPEQIAGLAFRTDQGRSFEARDADEVVARMLGQEHSILRTIAR, translated from the coding sequence ATGGTCAAGGTCCGCTTCCTCGATTCATGTGGGCGGTGGATTAATCCTTCCACCTTGCATGGATTGCGGACAAACTCCTCAAGGAATGGATCGGCAAAAGCAATTATGAGCGGCAAGGAATCGGTGAATAGCGCCGTCGTCGCGGCAAGCCGCGTGGTGCGCGCGGCGCTTCCGGCTGCGCGGCTCAACGTCTCAACCCTTTCCGCCTCCCGCCGCGAGCTCGATGCGCTTTTCGACAAGGCACACGCGCCGATCGAGGGCCTCCGCCGCCGCTGCGAACTGACCTCGGCCGTTGCGACGATCCCGTTGCTAGGACGCCTTCATAGGCGCGCCGTCGTTCGCCTGCAGACAGCTGAGGACGCGCTTTTCAGCATCCGCGAACGAGCGCATGGCAACCTGGCTGAGCTGAAGGCCGCCAAGGATAGCGTCTCCCGCCTGCAGAGATCCCTGGCGAACCTGGGCAAGGCAGCTCCCCTCATGGGGCGCCTCGGGCCGCCTGGCCGCACGATCAAGGCTCGAAGCGACGGCATCCACGCTCGGGCAACGGCATTGCTCCGGAAGCGCAAATCGAACGAATGGATCGAGCAGGCGTCAGCCTGTGGCCTGGACGCCCTTCTGCTGGTTCGAGATTGGGCGCAGGAGACCGCACTCGCAGCTGCCAGCGGGCGCACGGAGGCTCACCGTACCGCGACTGCCAACGCAGCACCGCGAGAGCGCCGTATCTACCTGCCTGTGCCACCGTCCCTTTCAGGTCAAGTTGAGCGCCTCGGCGCCATCAGGGACATCTCTGTGTCGGGAGCGTCGCCCTGGTTCGTGACGCCCGAAATGGACCTTCAGGCCTTCGGGCGGCTCTTGCCGATGGCAATCTGGCCCTCCCCGACTGCTATCAGCATGCCGAGCCTGCCTCTGTACGCCGCCGGGCAAAATCTGTGGAGCCTGTTCGATAGGGACTATTGGGATCACGTCCGTAAGCAGACCTATGCCGCCAGTGGCCACCGATGCACGATCTGTGGCGGACGAGGTCCTAGCGCGATCGCCAAGGCCATCCATCAACCCGACGACCCTCCGCCCACAATCCAGGCCCACGAGATCTGGGATTGGACCATCGGAGACGAGGACGGGGCTGTCGGTGTACAGCGGCTGACAGGCATTCTTTGCGTCTGCAAGGGCTGCCATATGCTCTTTCACTCGGGGCATGCCAGGCGCCTCGCGGAGCTGAACGGCATGGGTGACGAGGTGGCCGCCGCGATCGAGCAGCGCCGCCGCACGCTCACCCGTTTGAGCCCCGCTGAATTGGCCGAATCCATCGCGGCTGCGAACGAGCGCCTTCGCGAGCTATCCGGCATCAGCAAATGGGTCATCGACCTCAGTCACATCGCGGCCCAATCCTCGCTCTCGCAGATCACCCCGGTCCTGCAGGAGAGCAACCGCGCCAACGTTCCGCCAGAGCAAATCGCCGGCCTGGCATTTCGGACCGATCAGGGGCGATCCTTCGAGGCTCGGGACGCAGACGAGGTGGTTGCCAGGATGCTTGGTCAGGAGCACTCAATCCTTCGAACAATCGCACGCTAA
- a CDS encoding General secretion pathway protein GspE, whose product MDLFRRRDIELAPPDTDFVPTGGLLGDGEKHHFAEFLIERKRVLREHAGAALMEQRVTGERIGAILVRTGFLPQEELVHSILEFNPDRIATEKVTVSKIPVEILEEKSITISADVGGTVYVGTMSDEMEIERLVHSYYPDRKIEFVAFMPNLHAEFLDRIRRTSSEVKDVRQEEIMERLLFRGLKEGASDIHIEPKARSYSVFFRKLGERSLVHEGPLDEYNIVSAQLKDRSGMDLAERRINQDGGFQLEQSGRFIDLRVTTVPTVEGENIVVRILDSEKVRPKLEALGISNLQAWRRGVTRQSGINLICGPTGSGKTTTLNATMAGFDRFGKRVYTIEDPVEYRLANVGQVNANPQVGLDFARALKGFMRADPDIIAVGEVRDHETARNAIKAADTGHLVICTLHTSSIISSLSRLRDLGVEPHELRFNLRAVLVQTLVKVICKHCGGLGDDPEDHHKHCPVCLGGGYDDRTIVSESVSFGDFQEVDRIIAMTAPGADVTQGFPWREMIDDAIDKMVAGITTIDELVRVFGEYAEERCARRGIDHTKYRLRKFLKS is encoded by the coding sequence ATGGATCTCTTCCGCCGGCGCGATATCGAGCTGGCGCCTCCCGATACGGACTTCGTGCCGACCGGTGGCCTTCTCGGCGATGGCGAGAAGCACCACTTCGCCGAGTTTCTGATCGAGAGGAAGCGCGTCCTCCGCGAACACGCTGGCGCCGCGCTCATGGAGCAGCGCGTCACCGGCGAGCGCATCGGAGCGATTCTGGTGCGGACGGGCTTCCTTCCGCAGGAAGAGCTCGTTCACTCGATCCTCGAATTCAACCCGGACCGGATCGCGACCGAGAAGGTCACGGTCTCCAAGATTCCCGTCGAAATCCTCGAAGAGAAGTCGATCACCATCTCGGCGGACGTCGGTGGCACGGTCTATGTCGGCACGATGAGCGACGAGATGGAAATCGAGCGCCTCGTCCACAGCTACTATCCCGATCGCAAGATCGAGTTCGTCGCCTTCATGCCCAACCTCCACGCCGAATTCCTCGACCGCATCAGGCGGACGAGTTCGGAGGTAAAGGACGTCCGGCAGGAAGAGATCATGGAGCGGCTGCTCTTCCGCGGGCTCAAGGAAGGCGCTTCGGACATCCACATCGAGCCGAAGGCGCGTTCCTATTCGGTTTTCTTCCGCAAGCTCGGCGAGCGCTCGCTCGTCCACGAGGGCCCGCTCGACGAATACAACATCGTTTCGGCCCAGCTGAAGGACCGATCCGGCATGGATCTGGCCGAGCGCCGGATCAATCAGGACGGTGGCTTCCAGCTGGAGCAGTCCGGGCGCTTCATCGACCTTCGCGTCACCACCGTTCCGACCGTCGAAGGCGAGAACATCGTGGTCCGCATTCTCGATTCAGAGAAGGTGCGCCCGAAGCTCGAAGCGCTCGGCATTTCGAATTTGCAGGCATGGCGCCGCGGCGTGACCCGTCAGAGCGGCATCAATCTGATCTGCGGGCCGACCGGCTCGGGCAAAACGACGACGCTCAACGCGACCATGGCCGGCTTCGATCGGTTCGGGAAGCGCGTCTACACGATCGAAGACCCGGTCGAGTATCGGCTCGCGAACGTGGGTCAGGTCAACGCCAATCCTCAGGTCGGTCTTGACTTCGCGCGGGCCCTGAAGGGCTTCATGCGAGCTGACCCGGACATCATCGCAGTGGGCGAGGTGCGCGATCACGAGACGGCACGCAACGCGATCAAGGCTGCGGATACCGGGCATCTGGTCATCTGCACCCTGCACACAAGCTCGATCATCTCCTCGCTGTCGCGTCTGCGCGATCTTGGCGTCGAGCCCCACGAGCTGCGCTTCAACCTGCGGGCCGTTCTGGTCCAGACGCTGGTCAAGGTGATCTGCAAGCACTGCGGCGGGCTCGGCGACGATCCGGAGGATCATCACAAGCACTGCCCGGTTTGCCTGGGCGGCGGCTACGACGACCGCACCATCGTGTCGGAGAGCGTATCGTTCGGCGACTTCCAGGAGGTCGATCGGATCATCGCGATGACGGCGCCGGGCGCGGATGTCACGCAGGGCTTCCCCTGGCGCGAGATGATCGATGACGCGATCGACAAGATGGTCGCCGGCATCACGACGATCGACGAGCTCGTGCGCGTCTTCGGTGAGTACGCCGAGGAGCGCTGCGCGAGGCGCGGCATCGATCACACGAAGTACCGACTGCGAAAATTCCTGAAGAGCTGA
- a CDS encoding hypothetical protein (Evidence 5 : Unknown function) yields the protein MKGIVRDLFPELRSMLQGDFNTLRGQVDEAKRGLEDTKKQISDLAAKNAQLPAPGTPQPATPATPKGPKLPEGAKFIGCVNGKALYRDGKQGFSFTWTGAEAEVFGCDAR from the coding sequence ATGAAGGGGATCGTCAGGGATCTCTTCCCCGAGCTGCGCAGCATGCTTCAGGGCGACTTCAACACCCTGCGCGGACAGGTCGATGAGGCGAAGCGCGGTCTCGAAGACACCAAGAAGCAGATTTCGGATCTGGCTGCGAAGAACGCGCAGCTGCCGGCCCCGGGCACCCCTCAGCCCGCCACCCCCGCAACTCCCAAAGGTCCGAAGCTGCCGGAAGGCGCCAAGTTCATCGGATGTGTCAATGGAAAGGCCCTTTACCGTGACGGCAAGCAAGGTTTCAGCTTCACCTGGACCGGTGCGGAAGCGGAAGTTTTCGGCTGCGACGCTCGCTAG
- a CDS encoding hypothetical protein (Evidence 5 : Unknown function), whose protein sequence is MNFVLAREVTFHATIIERSYFPVVLLTDIMFSAFAYMGVPMKALPGPCRDLIELTADRLAPPQLVEEFWELWTNTKWPDLDRLLRGVKIQDVADPFGSNLAHLLMLGAHGLSENRTMHRLHSDGVVDHLENSIAGRGIELLLRGLLARAKGRGLGFHHDRNDWLRDKWLKSRFPKTRYASEDVEITFGHDKSDKSRFFVVDALAWLLSKCVNQSFDAENSNHRIFRKVLGKPNFSIAEGAITRFNAKNTIDANWQIVKDHDVFSALLRDYRSSLNAS, encoded by the coding sequence GTGAATTTTGTGCTGGCTCGCGAAGTCACATTTCACGCGACAATCATAGAGCGCTCATACTTCCCCGTCGTCCTTTTAACCGACATCATGTTTAGCGCGTTTGCCTATATGGGCGTGCCAATGAAGGCGCTTCCGGGGCCATGCCGGGACCTGATCGAACTGACCGCTGATCGCCTCGCCCCGCCCCAGTTGGTCGAAGAATTTTGGGAACTCTGGACCAACACAAAATGGCCAGACCTCGACCGGCTTCTTCGAGGCGTGAAAATCCAAGATGTGGCGGATCCTTTCGGCTCAAATCTCGCCCATCTGTTGATGCTTGGGGCCCACGGCCTTTCAGAGAACAGGACGATGCATCGACTGCACAGTGATGGAGTCGTTGATCACCTGGAGAACTCGATTGCCGGCAGAGGGATCGAGCTCCTCCTGAGAGGTCTGCTTGCTAGGGCAAAGGGGAGAGGGCTCGGGTTTCACCACGATCGGAACGACTGGCTTCGCGACAAATGGCTCAAATCGCGCTTTCCGAAAACGCGCTACGCGTCGGAGGACGTCGAAATAACTTTCGGACACGACAAAAGCGATAAGTCGCGATTTTTCGTTGTGGACGCGCTTGCCTGGCTGCTTTCAAAGTGCGTGAACCAGAGTTTCGATGCGGAGAACTCGAACCACCGCATTTTTAGAAAGGTGCTTGGGAAGCCAAATTTCAGCATTGCAGAGGGGGCAATAACGCGTTTCAACGCCAAAAACACCATTGATGCGAACTGGCAGATTGTGAAAGACCATGATGTATTTTCGGCTCTCCTGAGAGATTATCGCAGCTCCCTGAATGCATCCTGA
- a CDS encoding conserved exported hypothetical protein (Evidence 4 : Unknown function but conserved in other organisms) encodes MRKRKFSAATLASVALTALVSGCGQNLPEPGRLPTQSEALKATQERFNADGGAVAIKRIRVPASSLQPRAVRQGVSAALRARQIRVQFPGTDGTVADLVQALSAAGVQLAFSWSDPVVGTSSPTTSGAPVRPGAAPAAASVSSGGAGSGGDAVLKRRLPFPQYDGTLGGLLDTLKTGLGIVFWQEGNTIFLSDKNRFAIALPQNEDILKGVQESLRNLGATEIVMSVDAGKIVYSANPTLQDDIIAPFLKRTVRNLATVDLRVAVVSLTMNDKSAQGFDWSKFAAIVDQRQKGIAEALSVKDVSQAATNTTIGNNGTATNTVNSLANSNAPQSILPTTVVNQKGGVVDLTKTGLVLGTTQVGTLFGAQTVTSVSTAIAFLSTFGNTNVTQNVELRTLSGRQVKIRSGDEIPYVKGIGIGTLGSAGTAAANGTAGGSSNSNTLGTAQTETVKTGLTVEMVPRFDSDAELVTTDLKMELKSLVEFVKLDAGNQLGSLTQPRTQDQELSNIVRMRAGQTAVIGGIQYDQEQFDGNEPTFLRDKMRARSQSAGYRAQNVTRNALFIILQPTVTTYEPVE; translated from the coding sequence GTGCGGAAGCGGAAGTTTTCGGCTGCGACGCTCGCTAGCGTCGCGCTGACCGCTCTCGTCTCCGGTTGCGGGCAGAACCTGCCGGAGCCGGGGCGTCTTCCGACCCAGTCCGAGGCACTCAAGGCAACCCAGGAGCGCTTCAACGCCGACGGCGGCGCGGTCGCGATCAAACGCATTCGCGTGCCGGCATCCTCGCTGCAGCCGCGTGCGGTTCGGCAGGGCGTCTCGGCCGCGCTTCGAGCCCGCCAGATCAGGGTGCAGTTCCCTGGGACCGACGGTACGGTGGCTGACCTCGTTCAGGCGCTCTCGGCCGCTGGCGTACAGCTCGCCTTCAGCTGGAGCGATCCGGTCGTTGGGACCTCATCCCCGACCACGTCTGGTGCGCCGGTTCGTCCGGGCGCAGCCCCTGCGGCTGCTTCGGTCTCCTCGGGTGGTGCTGGTAGCGGTGGTGACGCCGTCCTCAAGCGCCGGCTCCCTTTCCCGCAATATGACGGCACGCTCGGCGGGTTGCTCGATACCTTGAAGACCGGCCTCGGCATCGTCTTCTGGCAGGAAGGCAACACGATCTTTCTGTCGGACAAGAACCGCTTCGCGATCGCCCTGCCTCAGAACGAGGACATCCTGAAGGGCGTCCAGGAATCGCTGCGCAATCTGGGGGCGACCGAGATCGTCATGTCGGTGGATGCCGGCAAGATCGTGTATTCGGCCAATCCGACCCTTCAGGACGACATCATTGCGCCTTTCCTGAAGCGAACGGTCCGCAACCTGGCGACCGTCGACCTTCGGGTCGCCGTCGTCTCGCTGACGATGAACGACAAGTCGGCGCAAGGCTTCGACTGGAGCAAGTTCGCCGCGATCGTCGACCAGCGTCAGAAGGGCATCGCGGAAGCGCTGAGCGTCAAGGATGTCTCCCAGGCCGCGACCAACACCACGATCGGGAACAACGGCACCGCGACGAACACCGTCAACTCTCTGGCGAACAGCAACGCTCCGCAGTCGATCCTGCCGACGACGGTCGTGAACCAGAAGGGCGGTGTCGTGGACCTGACGAAGACCGGGCTCGTGCTCGGCACAACGCAGGTCGGCACCCTCTTCGGCGCGCAGACGGTGACGTCGGTCTCGACGGCCATCGCCTTCCTGTCGACGTTCGGCAACACGAACGTCACCCAGAACGTCGAGCTCCGCACGCTCTCGGGCCGTCAGGTGAAGATCCGCTCCGGTGACGAGATTCCCTATGTGAAGGGCATCGGCATCGGCACGCTCGGCTCGGCCGGCACCGCGGCTGCGAACGGGACCGCCGGCGGCAGCTCGAACTCGAACACGCTCGGCACCGCCCAGACCGAGACGGTGAAGACTGGCCTTACGGTCGAGATGGTTCCGCGTTTCGACTCCGACGCCGAGCTGGTCACCACCGATCTGAAGATGGAGCTGAAGTCGCTCGTCGAGTTCGTGAAGCTCGATGCGGGCAATCAGCTCGGCAGCCTCACGCAGCCGCGAACCCAGGACCAGGAGCTCTCGAACATCGTGCGCATGCGTGCCGGCCAGACCGCGGTCATCGGCGGCATCCAGTACGATCAGGAACAGTTCGACGGCAACGAGCCGACATTCCTGCGGGACAAGATGCGGGCTCGCAGCCAGTCGGCCGGCTACCGGGCGCAGAACGTCACCCGCAACGCGCTCTTCATCATCCTGCAGCCCACCGTGACGACCTACGAACCGGTGGAGTGA
- a CDS encoding General secretion pathway protein GspF: MARYNLRISSPRGGVKNVKIEASSEKEARDLGNRQGRVIAASRDWSIDIVPGMSNGERHTWMLRMSSMLGSKVPTGDALRLMSASFGGNIGKASRQMLERVEAGSTLHEAMSQDRKNFPSTTSALVRAGVATGETWRALRDAAEFEYKMSHTSRGAMKQVYSAIGSFVIAYGLMLGTTMYFGPMVMDNPIFKSGKGVDVEWARTLGDVSVIIMTVLMVIFALFMLLGSAGRVVVPNAADWLILKLPFYRDMVLAKNNHVTLYKLGLLVGSGVRIEEALRLTEDGAPRGALKTDLERARKAVKEGKKSWAHSMKTLHETDKAALSTSPDRKDISRTLLALATQYADLYIQRIETFGPLMGVVAAIFITLAGGVMFAQTILPMLQLAAGIN, translated from the coding sequence ATGGCGCGCTACAATCTCCGCATCTCGTCGCCCCGCGGTGGCGTCAAGAACGTCAAGATCGAAGCGAGCTCCGAGAAGGAGGCACGCGACCTTGGCAATCGGCAGGGGAGGGTGATCGCGGCTTCCCGCGACTGGAGCATCGACATCGTTCCAGGCATGAGCAACGGCGAGCGCCATACCTGGATGCTTCGTATGAGCTCGATGCTCGGGTCCAAGGTGCCGACCGGAGACGCCCTGCGGCTCATGTCGGCGAGCTTTGGCGGGAATATCGGGAAAGCCTCGAGGCAGATGCTGGAGCGCGTCGAGGCGGGCTCGACGCTGCATGAGGCGATGTCGCAGGACCGGAAGAACTTCCCATCGACGACCTCGGCGCTGGTCCGGGCGGGCGTGGCCACAGGCGAGACCTGGCGCGCGCTCAGGGACGCGGCCGAGTTCGAATACAAGATGTCCCACACCTCGCGCGGCGCCATGAAGCAGGTCTACAGCGCGATCGGCTCTTTCGTGATCGCCTACGGCCTGATGCTCGGGACGACCATGTATTTCGGCCCGATGGTCATGGACAACCCGATCTTCAAGAGCGGCAAGGGCGTCGATGTCGAGTGGGCGCGGACCCTCGGCGACGTCTCCGTGATCATCATGACCGTCCTGATGGTCATCTTCGCGCTGTTCATGCTCCTGGGCAGCGCTGGCCGCGTGGTCGTGCCCAATGCGGCAGACTGGCTGATCCTGAAGCTGCCGTTCTATCGTGACATGGTTCTCGCCAAGAACAACCACGTCACGCTCTACAAGCTGGGACTGCTCGTGGGATCAGGCGTCCGGATCGAGGAGGCGTTGCGCCTCACCGAGGACGGAGCGCCCCGTGGAGCGCTGAAAACCGATTTGGAACGAGCCCGCAAGGCAGTAAAGGAAGGTAAAAAGAGCTGGGCACACTCGATGAAGACGCTTCACGAGACGGATAAGGCCGCGCTTTCGACAAGTCCTGATAGAAAAGATATCTCAAGAACTTTGCTTGCCCTAGCAACGCAATATGCTGATCTTTATATTCAGCGTATTGAGACGTTCGGGCCCTTGATGGGTGTAGTAGCTGCGATCTTCATTACTTTGGCAGGCGGAGTAATGTTCGCGCAAACCATCTTGCCGATGCTACAGCTCGCGGCAGGAATAAACTAG
- a CDS encoding conserved hypothetical protein (Evidence 4 : Unknown function but conserved in other organisms) — translation MDNVIDTQVGAPNKAIVGWLEAGTARKDTIEHIKDYAARFFVSPNTTWYATMPFMGGFLYEIHEGGVGQSYLPDIAKALAERRDPAWFRTGRRVYSVAMRDGLPALVLQPEKESLALIAAGAGQLVAKGKMQRLVRRGTGTLVVGSALFGIGATFLSIAWGINAVANLFYAPTIRQLETDQLPHRSWSLVERVPAHLYVEALRFKDNQWTTSIKPIGGRAEPTPALPLPAVQTPTAVPSSPPPVAIPAQPAPLPIPAPISTTGVTR, via the coding sequence ATGGACAACGTCATCGACACCCAGGTCGGGGCTCCGAACAAGGCGATCGTCGGCTGGCTTGAGGCCGGCACGGCCCGAAAGGACACGATCGAGCATATCAAGGACTATGCGGCGCGGTTCTTCGTCTCGCCCAACACGACTTGGTACGCGACCATGCCCTTCATGGGCGGGTTCCTGTACGAGATCCACGAAGGTGGTGTCGGCCAGTCCTATCTCCCGGATATCGCCAAGGCACTCGCCGAGCGCCGCGATCCGGCCTGGTTCCGGACCGGGCGTCGCGTCTACTCGGTCGCCATGCGGGACGGTCTTCCAGCGCTGGTGCTCCAGCCCGAGAAGGAATCGCTTGCCCTGATCGCTGCCGGCGCCGGTCAGCTGGTCGCCAAGGGCAAGATGCAGCGGCTGGTTCGCCGCGGCACCGGGACGCTTGTCGTCGGCTCCGCGCTGTTCGGCATCGGAGCGACCTTCCTCTCGATCGCCTGGGGCATCAACGCCGTCGCGAACCTCTTCTATGCCCCCACTATCCGGCAGCTCGAAACCGATCAATTGCCTCACCGCAGCTGGTCGCTCGTCGAGCGCGTGCCGGCGCATCTCTATGTCGAGGCGCTGCGCTTCAAGGACAATCAGTGGACGACCTCGATCAAGCCGATCGGTGGTCGCGCTGAGCCCACGCCTGCGCTTCCGCTACCAGCGGTCCAGACGCCGACCGCGGTGCCGAGCTCGCCGCCTCCTGTGGCGATCCCTGCCCAACCTGCTCCGCTGCCGATCCCGGCGCCGATTTCGACCACGGGTGTGACGCGATGA
- a CDS encoding conserved hypothetical protein (Evidence 4 : Unknown function but conserved in other organisms), translated as MYQLIVAVFAIAIAATLVAGGVTYLNTDIGVRSATADSVVAGERAFNLALGAYRVANSGAVPGKATWIADLAPYFPAGHATLLDGGRLGGVMLPPKGMRWVYDLDGSGKPFLCLRNDDGAQIGQAVHDGLASVLGRTAGYLGKECGGEPNPAFDGQAAVTFTLQAGL; from the coding sequence GTGTATCAGCTCATCGTGGCTGTCTTCGCGATCGCAATCGCCGCGACCCTCGTCGCCGGCGGCGTCACCTATCTCAACACCGATATCGGTGTGCGCTCTGCGACGGCTGACAGCGTTGTTGCGGGCGAGCGCGCCTTCAACCTGGCGCTCGGTGCCTACCGGGTCGCCAACAGCGGCGCGGTGCCCGGGAAGGCGACATGGATCGCGGATCTCGCACCATACTTCCCGGCAGGCCATGCCACGCTGCTCGATGGCGGCCGCCTGGGAGGCGTGATGTTGCCTCCTAAGGGGATGCGGTGGGTTTATGACCTCGACGGCTCTGGGAAGCCCTTCCTGTGCCTCCGCAACGATGACGGAGCTCAGATCGGCCAAGCGGTCCATGACGGCCTGGCGAGCGTCCTGGGGCGAACGGCGGGCTATCTCGGCAAGGAGTGCGGCGGCGAGCCGAACCCGGCCTTCGACGGGCAGGCCGCGGTCACCTTCACCCTGCAGGCGGGGCTCTGA
- a CDS encoding conserved hypothetical protein (Evidence 4 : Unknown function but conserved in other organisms), giving the protein MKVRTAVGIILGLTGIGMFALGTVVMGRALDRNVVNEQMAQRVETSCRTHLARLTSSSGTAPASLGTPAGGARSMNFLPGGDIEIDFGEVKGDPRLALADATASLATCPTRRITEVCLGTSCSRQPTSQIRLVVRLSSVK; this is encoded by the coding sequence ATGAAGGTTCGGACCGCAGTCGGCATTATTCTCGGTCTCACTGGCATCGGCATGTTCGCGCTCGGGACGGTGGTCATGGGCCGGGCCCTAGATCGCAACGTCGTCAACGAGCAGATGGCGCAGCGGGTCGAGACGTCCTGCCGCACGCATCTGGCTCGCCTGACCTCTTCCTCCGGGACTGCACCAGCCTCTCTGGGGACGCCCGCCGGCGGCGCGCGATCGATGAACTTCCTTCCGGGAGGCGACATCGAAATCGACTTCGGGGAGGTCAAAGGCGATCCGCGCTTGGCCCTTGCCGACGCAACCGCGTCGCTTGCGACCTGCCCGACGCGCCGCATCACCGAGGTCTGCCTGGGAACGAGCTGCTCACGCCAGCCGACCAGCCAAATCCGCCTCGTCGTCCGACTTTCCAGTGTGAAGTGA
- a CDS encoding conserved hypothetical protein (Evidence 4 : Unknown function but conserved in other organisms), whose translation MDRKPLPRRQPNAGHGAKAPLDPDFVAPAHTTPKRRVQNRAPGGKAVPRRNKRKQDTSVRGIGTARLLITMASCFAFSLWLSVEAQNLVRDRFSPPPLVMKAQVSMGDSSAFKF comes from the coding sequence ATGGATCGAAAGCCCCTCCCCCGTCGCCAGCCGAACGCCGGACACGGTGCGAAAGCGCCGCTCGACCCGGATTTCGTCGCTCCCGCCCACACCACCCCGAAGCGCCGGGTCCAGAACCGCGCGCCCGGCGGCAAAGCGGTTCCGCGCCGGAACAAGCGCAAACAGGACACATCGGTCAGAGGGATCGGCACGGCCCGGCTCCTGATCACGATGGCTTCCTGCTTCGCCTTCTCGCTTTGGCTTTCGGTCGAGGCTCAGAACCTGGTGCGAGATCGATTCTCACCGCCTCCCCTGGTCATGAAGGCGCAGGTCTCGATGGGCGACAGCTCGGCCTTCAAGTTCTGA